The Bacillus sp. NEB1478 genome contains the following window.
GCGGTGGAACATTAGTGGGCACAAACACAGTGGGATCTGGAACAGGTGTTTTAGGAGATACGAAATCTCTCAACACATTGTTATCCAGCGGAGTGTATTACTTACAGGACAATACGAGAGGCAACGGTATTTTTACATACGATGGTGCTAATCGTCAGCAGCTTCCCGGCAAGCTTTGGGCAGATGCGGATAATCAGTTCAACGCCACTTATGATAGAGCTGCTGTAGATGCACATTACTATGCAGGATCAACTTACGACTATTATAAGAACGTATTTGGCCGCAACTCTTATGACAATAATGGAGCTGCGCTAAAATCGACTGTTCATTATGGCAGAAACTATAACAATGCATTCTGGAACGGTTCACAAATGGTATACGGCGATGGAGACGGGTCGACGTTCATCTCCTTATCCGGCGGTCTGGATGTTGTTGCCCATGAATTAACGCATGCGGTAACAGACACTTCTTCAGATCTTATTTATCAAAACGAATCAGGTGCTCTAAACGAAGCAATTTCGGATATTTTCGGTACACTAGTTGAGTACTATAAAAATAACAACCCGGATTACGAGATTGGTGAAGATATCTATACACCAAACACGCCAAACGATGCCCTTCGTTCAATGAGTGATCCGACTAAATACGGCGATCCAGATCACTATTCTAAGCGCTACACAGGAACTAGTGACAACGGCGGCGTTCATACGAACAGCGGTATCATCAATAAGGCAGCCTACTTGCTGGCTGCTGGCGGCACACATTACGGTGTAACAGTATCGGGTATCGGAAACGATAAAGTAGGAGCGATCTATTACAGAGCAAACACGGTTTATTTAACAGCTTCTTCTACTTTCAGCCAAGCGAGAGCGGCGTTAGTACAAGCAGCCTCTGACCTTTACGGCGCTACTTCAGCAGAAGTGAATTCCGTGAAAAAATCTTACGACGCAGTTGGCGTAAACTAAATAAAGAAAGCCCTGATCTGTGCAATGCGGATCAGGGTTTTTTTCATCATTGGCTCTTTTAAATATCGCTGTTGAAATGGCAAAGAAAAACTGCGACACTCCTGCGGAAAAACAGGCTGCCGGGACACACAGGAGGTACGACGATGAGACTTGGCGGTTCGTCCGAGGAAAGGGAATGGATTTTCTGACTTCCAAGGATTATCAATACAATCAATTAAATGAGCTTTATCATTAAAAATAGCTTTCTTAAAGATAGTTGTTTTTGGATCGTATTTGTTCCTTTTCATCATAGATAGTTGATTGGAGTGTAAGGTGCGAGACTCCTCGAAAATGAAAATCACATTTTCTTCGTGCGATATATCGCTGCCGAAGCCTTCCTTGTCCTGCGGGAGCAGCGGGACAGGTGAGACACATCTGGTGCAAAGTGCCAAGTGGCTCACCGCACGCCCCGCGGAAAGCGAGCAACCTGGAACGGAAATCAAACACTTACAAGAGCAACAAAGTTTACGAAAACAGCCTTGAAAAAAGGTACGGAGCAACTTGTCTTTCATATTCTGCCTCATTTTTAATAAACTTCATTTATAACCCATTCACTGCCATTTTTCCTAATGGTCCGTTCTCATCGATAATGTCCTGAAGATCAAATACAGATATAACAAACATCGGAAACCCAAAAGCATATGCAGTTAAATCATACAACTGAAAGTAAATAACAAGAGCTTTATCCGCAATATAGAAGTCTTGATCCGGATTGATGCTTTTAAAAGGTTCGAGTGTGAAGATGTTTAATCTTTTAATTTGTTGTTTAATGTTCTGATTCAGAACCTGCACGTAATTGCTGTTCGTTTTAAATAAATCCTTCAAGCTGTACGTTCTTCCCGTCGTCAAATCCCACGTCAGAGACTTAATGTATGTCATGCCATGTGCGGCATGCGGGGTGTAAGCATAATTGCTAAAACCGATGCTCAGTATATTTTTTTCATTAGTTTTTACAGCGTACTCTCCATACATGCCAGGTCTTGCCTCAGGATTCTGCATCTCACCTAGCTGCTGGTTCATGTGAATGATTTGCTGATTCACGTGCTGCTTAATTCGCGGATTGATCTGCCCGTCTATTTGCGGATAATAAATCCTCATTTGATTATGCGAATACGTATGTGTCTGAACCAAAACAGGAGCTTCGAAATTTGTCATCACAGTCACCCCTTTAATGATCATCCATTTATTTTATGCGATGTTAGGCTTGTAACAGACACCGTGTAAACAAAACTCGTAAAAAAATAATAGACCTAATTAAATAATAAAAATACTAGTTTTCATGTTCTAATTCTTAGCTGTCTTGTATAAGTTGTATGGTAGAAACGTTATAGGAGGGCATCGAAAAAGTGAATATGAAAATGAAGCCATTGCTCTGGATCATCGCCATTTTTATTGCTGTTATCGTCCTCATTCCTGCCATACTTGTCCTGCCATTTTCGTCAGCACCTCCTGATTGGAAGAAAGAAAGCCAGGCTAAACCAGCTGAGAGAATGCTAGCTTTGGAAATCCCGCACTCGGACATTGTGGTACCTGTCTTTCGTAAATCCATCGATACGGTCGAAAACATTCCACTTGAAGAATACGTGACAGGTGTGGTAGCGAGTGAGATGCCGGCAGAGTTTGAGCTCGAAGCATTAAAAGCACAAGCCCTGACAGCGAGAACGTATATTGTAAAAACGATGTACGCTCAGTCAAAGGATGATAGCCTGCCAGCAGAAGCGGTCGTTTCCGATACGGTCATGCATCAAGTGTATAAAGGAAACGAAGAACTCAAAAACATATGGGGCGACGAATATGCTGAAAAGTTGTCAAAAGTCGTCAAAGCGGTTACCGCAACAAAAGGTCAGATTTTAACGTATGAAGGGCAGCCGATCCAAGCGAGTTTTTTCTCAATGAGCAACGGGTTCACGGTCGATTCTGAAGACTATTGGAAAAATAAGTACCCTTACTTAAGAAGTGTCGAAAGCCCATGGGATAAAAAAGCACCGAAATTCACACAGACGGTGCAAGTTCCAGTAACAACGGTAGAGGAAAAGTTAGGCGTTTCATTATCGAAGGATGGGAAGATCGGAAAAGTAGTTTCGTCTACGAGCGGGAAGCGGATCGGTAAATTCACAATCGGTAAAAAGGAGTTTACCGGTAAAGAAATAAGAGAGAAGCTAGAACTCCGGTCAACCGATTTTCAGATGACGAAAAAAGGCAAGCAAGTCACGATCACCACAAAGGGATACGGCCATGGAGTGGGAATGAGCCAGTACGGTGCGAACGGAATGGCGAAAGAAGGAAAGACGTATAAAGACATACTAAACTATTATTATAAAGGAATCGCGATTGCTGACTACAAACCACTCGTGGACAAAGGAGTAGCGTATCAAAAATAAAAGAATAGTAAAAAAGAAGGGGGGTCTGTCCCGGGACAGACCCCCTTCTTTAAAACCGCATTGTGCCAGGAGGGATGATGCGGTTTTTCTTTTGTGAGTATGTCGGATATTGTCTGTTCGTGCTTATGTTGGACAAAAGTGTGCCATTATCTATTAAAAGTGTGAGATTGTCCTTCAAAAGCATGGATATGTGATGAAAAAATGTGGATACACAACTAATAAATATGGATATGCCCATTTAGGATCACAACAAAGCCCTGTTTTAGCTCTCAAAACAAGGTTTTTCTTTATGTCGAAAAAAACTTTCAAAAAAATTTCCCACTAAAGTATATATTTTCAGAATTCTGTTCAAACTTGTTGCTGAGGTGATGAAAAATGAAAGAAGAAGAAAAACAAACAAAAAAACCAGTTTCTATGAAAGGTAAGAAGATGATGAAAAAACGTTGGGTATATCCTGCAGTTTATCTTAGCTTTGCCGCAGTCATTTTAACATCTGTTCTATGGTATCAAAACGATGCGAAAAACGAAAAGGAGAACACAACTCCGAAAAGTGCATTAGAAGATAATGGAGCAGCTGTACCTGTTTCACTCACAAAGGAAAAATTCCAAATGCCAGTAGCTGACCCTGAAGCCGTTGAAGTGGTAAAAGATTTCTTCAGCAGTGATTCTACAGCAGAAGAACAAGAAGCAGCTCTAGTATTCTATAACAATATCTACTATCAAAACCGCGGTGTGGATCTAGCAGCTGATAACGGAAAAACGTTTGACGTAACTGCCGCTTTAAGCGGGAATGTTGTAAAAGTAGCAAAAGACCCTGCACTAGGCTGGGTAGTAGAAGTTGAACATGACAAAGGTGTTGTAACACACTATTCATCACTCGCAGCAGCGTCTGTTAAAGAAGGCGACCAAGTAAAACAAGGCATGGTTCTTGGACAAGCTGGTCAGAATGCATATGACAAGGATTCAAAAATTCATGCTCATTTTGAAGTACGCAAAGACGGTGAAGCAGTTGATCCTATGATGGCTGTAAACCAATCCGTTGCACAGCTTGCGAGCGACGTAAACAGTCAGCGTAAGGAAATGAAGAAGCAAGAAGAAAAGAAAGCCGAAGAGCAAAAAGAGCAAAAACCAGC
Protein-coding sequences here:
- the spoIID gene encoding stage II sporulation protein D, whose product is MKMKPLLWIIAIFIAVIVLIPAILVLPFSSAPPDWKKESQAKPAERMLALEIPHSDIVVPVFRKSIDTVENIPLEEYVTGVVASEMPAEFELEALKAQALTARTYIVKTMYAQSKDDSLPAEAVVSDTVMHQVYKGNEELKNIWGDEYAEKLSKVVKAVTATKGQILTYEGQPIQASFFSMSNGFTVDSEDYWKNKYPYLRSVESPWDKKAPKFTQTVQVPVTTVEEKLGVSLSKDGKIGKVVSSTSGKRIGKFTIGKKEFTGKEIREKLELRSTDFQMTKKGKQVTITTKGYGHGVGMSQYGANGMAKEGKTYKDILNYYYKGIAIADYKPLVDKGVAYQK
- a CDS encoding M23 family metallopeptidase, whose amino-acid sequence is MKEEEKQTKKPVSMKGKKMMKKRWVYPAVYLSFAAVILTSVLWYQNDAKNEKENTTPKSALEDNGAAVPVSLTKEKFQMPVADPEAVEVVKDFFSSDSTAEEQEAALVFYNNIYYQNRGVDLAADNGKTFDVTAALSGNVVKVAKDPALGWVVEVEHDKGVVTHYSSLAAASVKEGDQVKQGMVLGQAGQNAYDKDSKIHAHFEVRKDGEAVDPMMAVNQSVAQLASDVNSQRKEMKKQEEKKAEEQKEQKPAEEKKPAEPKADDKGSKDMKDEGKSGKDGKDANMEKESSSQSSEDSDAAPSDTKTSADDSGAND
- a CDS encoding M4 family metallopeptidase, whose translation is MNKKLVAWGLTLGLAVSPFAGGQASAETPFNVLSVKEYNSVTGTPSFVSGKLTAASSQSAKDVVLSYIQKESKTFKIGSQKAQDAFVVKSVTKDESGRQVVRLQQSYKGVPVWGSTQVAHVNDKGELVVFSGTVIPNLQDKPGLGFGKKIPSSKAVTIAVDDLGFTPDYEKTPTSDLVVYTNGDQANYAYLVNLNFLSPKPGNYNYFVDAKTGEILNSYNDLDEASSGTKAPPGGGGGTLVGTNTVGSGTGVLGDTKSLNTLLSSGVYYLQDNTRGNGIFTYDGANRQQLPGKLWADADNQFNATYDRAAVDAHYYAGSTYDYYKNVFGRNSYDNNGAALKSTVHYGRNYNNAFWNGSQMVYGDGDGSTFISLSGGLDVVAHELTHAVTDTSSDLIYQNESGALNEAISDIFGTLVEYYKNNNPDYEIGEDIYTPNTPNDALRSMSDPTKYGDPDHYSKRYTGTSDNGGVHTNSGIINKAAYLLAAGGTHYGVTVSGIGNDKVGAIYYRANTVYLTASSTFSQARAALVQAASDLYGATSAEVNSVKKSYDAVGVN
- a CDS encoding DUF3298 domain-containing protein — translated: MTNFEAPVLVQTHTYSHNQMRIYYPQIDGQINPRIKQHVNQQIIHMNQQLGEMQNPEARPGMYGEYAVKTNEKNILSIGFSNYAYTPHAAHGMTYIKSLTWDLTTGRTYSLKDLFKTNSNYVQVLNQNIKQQIKRLNIFTLEPFKSINPDQDFYIADKALVIYFQLYDLTAYAFGFPMFVISVFDLQDIIDENGPLGKMAVNGL